A stretch of the Taeniopygia guttata chromosome 3, bTaeGut7.mat, whole genome shotgun sequence genome encodes the following:
- the LOC140683759 gene encoding uncharacterized protein produces MSPPTNKKETQTFLGAIGFPEYSQIVSPLYLVTRKKNDFCWGPEQQQAFTQIKQEIAHAVALGPVRTGPDVKNVLYSAAGNHGLSWSLWQKVPDETRGRPLGFWNRSYRGSEANYTPTEKEILAAYEGVQAASEVIGTEAQLLLAPRLPVLGWMFRGKVPSTHHATSATWSKWIALITQRAHIGKLNCPGILEVITNWPEGESFGVADEEEEPMTRAEEAPPYNQLPAEETRYAVFTDGSCRIVGMNRKWKAAVWSPTRRVAEATEGEGGSSQFAELKAVQLALDIAEREKWPKLYLYTDSWMVANALWGWLERWKEANWQRRGKPIWSAEE; encoded by the coding sequence atgtccccaccaaccaacaagaaagagacacaaactttcttaggcgccatcggttttcctgagtacagtcagatcgtgagtcccctctacctggtcacccgcaagaagaatgatttctgctggggccctgagcagcagcaagctttcacccagataaagcaggaaattgctcatgcagtagcccttggcccagtcaggacaggaccagatgtaaagaacgtgctctactctgcagccgggaaccatggtctgtcctggagcctttggcagaaggtgcctgatgagactcggggccgaccactgggattttggaatcggagctacagagggtctgaagccaactacaccccaacagagaaggaaatcttggctgcctacgagggagtccaggccgcctcagaggtgattggcacagaagcacaactcctcctggcaccccgactaccggtgctggggtggatgttcagaggaaaggttccctccacccaccatgccaccagtgctacatggagcaagtggattgctctcatcacgcagcgtgcccatattggtaagctgaattgccctgggattttggaagtaattacaaattggcccgaaggtgaaagttttggtgtcgcagatgaagaagaagaaccaatgacacgggctgaagaagctccaccatacaaccaactgccagcagaggaaacacgctatgcTGTCTTCACGgacggttcctgtcgcatcgtagggatgaatcggaagtggaaagcagctgtatggagtcccacacgacgggttgcagaggccactgaaggagaaggtggatcaagccagtttgctgaactcaaagccgttcaactggccctagacattgcagaaagggagaagtggccaaagctctacctctacactgattcatggatggtagccaatgctctgtgggggtggctagagaggtggaaagaagctaactggcagcgtagaggaaaaccaatttggtcTGCTGAAGAGTag